AAAGAGAAAGACAAAAGTCGCCGATATCCCAGTTATCGATCCGTAAATGCCTTCATCCTTCAGCAGAAAAAAAGCCTCCATCCCATCGGAGAGAGACATTCCCTTAAAGTGAAAAGGACCAGGAATAACCTTGCCAAGGAAGAAAAGATAAGCTATAAAAACTACAGCCAACAGAGCCATCATTGGAGCAACTGCTCTACGCATAGCCTCTATGAGACATATCACGGCAATCGCCCCGAGAATTATCTGCACGGTGGTCAGGGGAGTTACGAACTCAAACCTTCTATTCAGCTCATCCACATAAACTATGCTATATATCGATGGCAATGTTGAGAGGATCGCAAGAACCCAGTCGAAGAAGGTAGGCTTATCATTAGGAGACCTCTTAGTGGCAGGAAAGAGAATAAAAGCAAGCGGTAATAAGAAGAAAAGATGCATCCCTCTCTGGACCCTGGGTTCAAAAACCCCAAACGCCGCTGTATAAAGATGAATCAGGGAACATACAGTCGCCCATCCACCAACGATCCATTTCAATCTTCCGGTAAGCTCTCTCAATTTTCCTCCTCCTCCGAAAAAGACGATAAACTAAACGATAACTATAAAAGAGGGCGGGAACAAGCCCCGCCCTCAATGAAGGGGCAAGAAGATCGAACCGCTATTTAAGGTATCCCTTTTCCCTGTAGTATTTCTCCGCTCCAGGGTGCAGAGGCCCACCCGTGTTTTTCCAGCCTATTTCTGGCTTAAAGGCCGCCATACTCGCGTGAATCTGCTTCAACCTGCTTACATTTTCACAGAGAACCTTGGTCAGCTTATAAACAACATCTACGGGAACCTTCCTGTAAGCCATAATAACGCTTGCCATACCGAGACTCCTTATATCCTTCTTGTTAGACGCCTTTGGATAAGCGGAATGAGGAACGATTATTACCTTATATCCCATGTCCTTAACGAGCTTATCACAAAGGTCATCCGGGAAATCCAAAAGATGAAGCTTTCTTCCCATGCTCATCTCAACAACCGCGGAAGCGGGATAAGCGAGCATGTTGAATACGAAACCGACATGCCTATCCCTAAAGAGGGTTACCTGTTCAGCATAGCCCGCGTAAAAGACCTTTCCTCCAGCCTTTTCTATATCTTTTACGCTCAAACCGTAGAAAGCAAGTATCTTATTGAATGAAAATTCATCTGCGCTCCCTACCTTTGTAACCGCTATTCTCACGGGTTTTCCCTTCTTTATTAGCTTTATAAAGTCCGCTATCGTGTGAACACCCGCATACTTGTCATCCGCGGCAACGAAGTTCAGAGGCGATGGAGAAAAATCCGCTCCAACCGTGGTTAAATCTGGATAAGCCCTCTTATATGGAAATCTTCCCTTAACTGCAGCGTTTATGAACGGAGACAAACCCCAGCCAAACGGCGTTTTTCCAGTACCAACTCTTATAGAATTAGCAACCCCAGCTCCTGGAAGGACTTTAATGTTGATATCAGGACACTTTTCCTTGACCAACTCCGCTATGCCCGCCGCCATGGTATACCATCCGCCTCCAACCGCTCCGGCACACCATTCATACGTAGCAGCAAAGGCAACACCAGATAGAGCCACGATCAATAGCCCCGCAACCACCCACTTCCTCATAACCGCTCACCTCCCGTGTTTTTAGAGATCCCCAGGATCTCGGCCAGCTTCCTGCCATCTCTTCCCCTTTTAACATCCACAACCGGTATCCTGGAAAAGGAAAGCTCCTCTTCGAGATTCACATCCACGAGCGCAGGCTCATACCCATTCTCGGTTCGCTTAAGATAAAAAGTAGAAACCGTTATGGCATTTATCCTTAAAGGATTCACAACGCTGAGCTCTCCTCCCCTTAAAATATGCCTCTTAAGTCTCAGATAGGTTCCAACCAGATCTTCCGAAAGCAGGAAATTTATACCATCTTTAAGAACGATTTTTCGGGCACCTCGAAGCATCACATCCTCAGGCACGAATTCAAGCGCTTCCCCCACAGAAGCATCCTCTGGCACACTTGCGAAGAAATTAAGCGCCTCGATCTCAAGTTTAAGACCATGCAAACTTCCCGCTCTGATTATGCCAGTAGACACAATCAGCTTATCCACGACTTTTAGGGGATACACCCTGTTTATTGCGCCATCAACCAGAACAAGATCGGCTCCTTCCTCAAAAAGCATCTTAAGCAGTAGTTCAAGATCTTTGAGCTTATTTGGCCCTGCAAGAACAACCCTCA
The nucleotide sequence above comes from Synergistota bacterium. Encoded proteins:
- a CDS encoding TAXI family TRAP transporter solute-binding subunit, yielding MRKWVVAGLLIVALSGVAFAATYEWCAGAVGGGWYTMAAGIAELVKEKCPDINIKVLPGAGVANSIRVGTGKTPFGWGLSPFINAAVKGRFPYKRAYPDLTTVGADFSPSPLNFVAADDKYAGVHTIADFIKLIKKGKPVRIAVTKVGSADEFSFNKILAFYGLSVKDIEKAGGKVFYAGYAEQVTLFRDRHVGFVFNMLAYPASAVVEMSMGRKLHLLDFPDDLCDKLVKDMGYKVIIVPHSAYPKASNKKDIRSLGMASVIMAYRKVPVDVVYKLTKVLCENVSRLKQIHASMAAFKPEIGWKNTGGPLHPGAEKYYREKGYLK